In one Flavobacteriales bacterium genomic region, the following are encoded:
- a CDS encoding glycerophosphodiester phosphodiesterase, with amino-acid sequence MRLLLWLPLLMACSVPERGSTRIIGHGGAGTAGSHPLNSGASLAEGLSLGVDGVELDVQLTADGVLVAFHGEDLAEGTPCQGKVNALPWSALQACAVEHGGVHHPVVRVDSFLLGAAAQHPQAEFTLDAKLFAEGDWWAYLEAYTDALARLQADSLLAGRLVVECQVEDFLRLLHGKRPDLPLFYYATDLPSAVPTALALGCTGITIDQARATAEEVQGAHGAGLQVSFFGTNSAWGHRRALSKSPDRLQTDAPQVFAR; translated from the coding sequence ACGGCGGGGCCGGCACGGCCGGGTCGCACCCACTCAACAGCGGCGCTTCCCTGGCGGAGGGCCTCTCCCTCGGGGTCGATGGCGTTGAGCTGGATGTGCAGCTGACGGCCGATGGCGTCCTGGTGGCCTTCCACGGCGAGGACCTGGCGGAAGGCACTCCCTGCCAAGGCAAGGTGAATGCCTTGCCGTGGAGCGCGCTGCAGGCCTGTGCGGTGGAGCATGGCGGCGTGCACCACCCGGTGGTGCGGGTGGACAGCTTCCTGCTGGGTGCAGCGGCGCAGCACCCGCAGGCGGAATTCACGCTTGATGCCAAGCTCTTCGCCGAAGGCGACTGGTGGGCCTACCTGGAGGCCTATACCGATGCCCTGGCACGCCTGCAGGCCGATAGTCTGCTGGCCGGCCGCCTGGTGGTGGAATGCCAGGTGGAGGACTTCCTGCGGCTGCTGCACGGTAAGCGGCCCGATCTGCCCCTGTTCTACTATGCCACGGACCTGCCCAGCGCCGTCCCCACCGCCCTGGCCCTGGGCTGCACGGGCATCACCATTGACCAAGCGCGCGCCACGGCCGAGGAGGTGCAAGGCGCGCATGGCGCTGGCCTGCAGGTTTCCTTTTTCGGCACCAACAGCGCTTGGGGCCACCGCCGCGCCTTGTCCAAGTCCCCCGATCGCCTGCAGACCGATGCTCCGCAGGTGTTCGCGCGCTGA
- a CDS encoding glycosyltransferase family 2 protein, protein MKVSLITVCRNVAPVLAETLDSVLAQSHPDIELIVIDGASTDGTVEILERYRKSAPGLPRNEGTLRTETAGSRSGDPAEVSDAPGRRGIDILVSEPDKGIYDAMNKGLARATGDIIGFVNAGDLLMTPETIAHVVAAFQRSHADAVYGDIIMVDEKDIYKVHRTWLSGTYHRENFRKGWMPPHVGTFIRKSVYDRFGHFNTDLRIGADYEILLRFLYKHHVPTVHLREVLVRFRLGGMSNGSIKHILKANREVRASWGINGLQAPPLLVTRKLWSKVMQFFH, encoded by the coding sequence ATGAAAGTCTCCCTCATCACCGTCTGCCGCAACGTGGCCCCGGTCCTCGCCGAGACGCTCGACAGCGTGCTCGCGCAGTCCCATCCGGACATCGAACTGATCGTCATCGATGGTGCCAGCACCGATGGCACGGTGGAGATCCTGGAGCGGTACCGCAAATCTGCGCCGGGTCTCCCGAGGAACGAGGGGACCCTGCGCACCGAAACCGCAGGGTCCCGAAGCGGAGACCCTGCGGAGGTTTCCGATGCACCCGGCCGGCGCGGCATCGACATCCTCGTGAGCGAGCCCGACAAGGGCATCTACGACGCCATGAACAAGGGCCTGGCACGTGCCACCGGCGACATCATCGGCTTCGTGAACGCCGGCGACCTGCTGATGACGCCAGAGACCATCGCGCACGTGGTGGCTGCCTTCCAACGCAGCCACGCCGATGCCGTCTATGGCGACATCATCATGGTGGACGAGAAGGACATCTACAAAGTGCATCGCACCTGGCTCAGTGGCACCTACCACCGCGAGAACTTCCGCAAGGGCTGGATGCCGCCGCATGTGGGCACCTTCATCCGCAAGAGCGTCTACGACCGCTTCGGCCATTTCAACACCGACCTCCGCATCGGCGCGGATTACGAGATCTTGCTCCGCTTCCTGTACAAGCACCATGTGCCCACGGTGCACCTGCGCGAGGTGCTGGTGCGCTTCCGTCTGGGCGGCATGAGCAACGGGAGCATCAAGCACATCCTGAAGGCCAACCGGGAGGTGCGTGCCTCCTGGGGGATCAATGGTCTGCAGGCCCCGCCGCTGCTGGTCACACGCAAGCTGTGGAGCAAGGTGATGCAGTTCTTCCATTAG